In the Quercus lobata isolate SW786 chromosome 5, ValleyOak3.0 Primary Assembly, whole genome shotgun sequence genome, one interval contains:
- the LOC115992876 gene encoding small ubiquitin-related modifier 2-like, with protein MSKRSRPSEMPSINLKVKSQDGQDLYFKIRSDTKFIKLFTAYCDKRQYEYRTIQFFHDGQRILGSHTPARLNMEDNDEIEAMTHALGGGCSGI; from the exons ATGAGTAAGCGTAGTAGACCAAGCGAGATGCCCAGTATCAACCTCAAGGTTAAGAGTCag GATGGGCAAGATCTGTACTTTAAGATTAGGTCGGACACAAAGTTCATCAAGCTCTTCACTGCCTACTGTGACAAGCGCCAATATGAATATAGGACCATCCAATTCTTCCATGACGGCCAACGCATTCTTGGGAGCCACACACCAGCTAGA CTTAATATGGAGGATAATGACGAAATTGAAGCCATGACTCACGCACTTGGAGGTGGTTGCAGTGGCATCTGA